In Corynebacterium afermentans subsp. afermentans, a genomic segment contains:
- a CDS encoding RluA family pseudouridine synthase has product MGGEFRALPVPEGLEGMRVDAAIAKLFGVSRSVASEMAAEGDVLVDGAAAQKSDRVTAGAMLEVTLPEPKRAPQPVTELVEGLEILYQDADVIAVDKPVGVAAHPTLGWEGPDVVGGLQAMGFTLPDAGPPERQGIVQRLDVGTSGVMIVAASVPAYSVLKRAFKERTVDKTYHALVQGLPDPIEGTIDAPIARHPSAGWKFAVTQDGRQSVTHYSVIEAFRRASLLDIHLETGRTHQIRVHMSSVGHPCVGDPMYGSDPNLAKELGLKRQWLHATKLGFTHPRTGEYMEVASEYPEDLRAALDKVRNG; this is encoded by the coding sequence ATGGGCGGTGAGTTCAGGGCTTTGCCCGTGCCCGAGGGGCTTGAGGGCATGCGGGTGGACGCGGCGATTGCCAAACTGTTCGGCGTGTCCCGCTCCGTCGCCTCCGAGATGGCGGCGGAGGGCGATGTGCTTGTCGACGGAGCTGCCGCCCAGAAATCCGACCGCGTCACCGCAGGCGCGATGCTGGAAGTCACCCTGCCCGAGCCGAAGCGCGCCCCGCAGCCAGTGACCGAGCTGGTGGAGGGCCTGGAGATCCTCTACCAGGACGCGGACGTCATCGCCGTGGACAAGCCGGTGGGCGTGGCCGCGCACCCGACGCTGGGCTGGGAGGGCCCGGACGTGGTCGGCGGGTTGCAGGCGATGGGCTTCACCTTGCCGGACGCAGGGCCCCCGGAGCGCCAGGGCATTGTGCAGCGCTTAGACGTGGGCACCTCCGGCGTGATGATCGTGGCGGCCAGCGTGCCCGCGTATTCCGTGCTCAAGCGCGCCTTCAAGGAGCGCACGGTGGACAAGACCTACCACGCGCTGGTCCAGGGCCTGCCGGACCCGATCGAGGGCACCATCGACGCGCCGATCGCGCGCCACCCGTCGGCAGGCTGGAAGTTCGCCGTGACCCAGGACGGCCGTCAGAGCGTGACGCACTACAGCGTCATCGAGGCATTCCGCCGTGCGAGCCTGCTCGACATCCATCTGGAAACCGGGCGCACCCACCAGATCCGCGTGCACATGTCGTCTGTGGGGCACCCGTGCGTGGGCGACCCCATGTACGGCTCGGACCCGAACCTGGCCAAGGAGCTGGGGCTGAAGCGTCAGTGGCTTCACGCCACCAAGCTGGGCTTTACCCACCCGCGCACCGGCGAATACATGGAGGTCGCCTCCGAATACCCGGAGGATCTGCGCGCCGCGCTGGATAAAGTGCGGAACGGCTAG
- the lspA gene encoding signal peptidase II — translation MKQDTTAQRTPRYLGLVVAVMLAIGAVDQGVKQLMLNWLEPGVPQPVIGDWFRFYLLFNSGAAFSMGENLTWVFTAIQLAFVLGALWFGPRMSSKWEALGVAMIAGGALGNLVDRLFRDPGFWFGHVVDYISVGNFAVFNLADAAITVGVVVYFIAALTGELNGGDDGR, via the coding sequence ATGAAGCAGGACACGACAGCACAACGCACCCCCCGTTACCTCGGACTGGTGGTGGCCGTCATGCTCGCTATTGGCGCGGTGGACCAAGGCGTCAAACAGCTGATGCTGAACTGGCTGGAGCCTGGCGTGCCGCAGCCGGTGATTGGTGACTGGTTCCGCTTCTACCTGCTGTTCAACTCCGGCGCGGCGTTTTCCATGGGGGAGAACCTCACCTGGGTGTTCACCGCGATTCAACTGGCGTTCGTGCTGGGGGCGCTGTGGTTTGGACCACGCATGTCCTCGAAGTGGGAGGCGCTCGGCGTCGCGATGATCGCGGGCGGGGCACTGGGTAACCTGGTCGACCGGCTGTTCCGGGACCCGGGCTTCTGGTTCGGGCACGTGGTGGACTACATCTCTGTGGGCAATTTCGCGGTGTTCAACTTGGCCGATGCGGCGATTACCGTCGGCGTGGTGGTGTATTTCATCGCGGCGCTCACGGGCGAGCTGAACGGGGGCGACGATGGGCGGTGA
- a CDS encoding DUF6263 family protein, which yields MFRTLRSIAAAATLTLALTACSSAEDDPVAGVPAFPLDAPSVTLVNPGENPEEVRYSPGEEWDTAVAVSAGVDQHVAAAGEAEVADAPAGGSVNKTTLPLTATADEAPAPGDGEEDADSRIDFVVGSGKHSDLGIGQDVAASEGFRMSWRTDDTGRISTLKLLAPADAPQRGLQLVEPTLITLINNSVVFPDEPIGPGATWTVESRVAGDTSMTRTTTYTLLSRDGDTLTLDTKVEERPQNNTLTIDGPGELEGESVQVDSSRTTSEGQIVVDLQRPLPVSGQTAWTTRLIYGGDDKARVVQDITRAVEFGV from the coding sequence ATGTTCCGCACCCTCCGCAGTATCGCCGCCGCAGCCACCCTCACCCTCGCGCTCACCGCCTGCTCCTCCGCCGAGGACGATCCGGTGGCAGGGGTGCCGGCATTTCCTCTCGACGCCCCTTCGGTCACTCTGGTCAACCCCGGCGAGAACCCGGAGGAAGTGCGCTACTCACCGGGCGAGGAGTGGGACACCGCCGTCGCCGTGTCCGCCGGCGTGGATCAGCACGTGGCCGCCGCTGGCGAAGCCGAGGTCGCGGACGCCCCCGCCGGCGGTAGCGTGAACAAAACCACCCTGCCGCTGACCGCGACGGCCGACGAGGCCCCCGCCCCGGGCGACGGCGAGGAGGACGCCGATTCCCGCATCGACTTCGTGGTCGGCTCTGGCAAGCACTCCGACTTGGGCATCGGTCAGGACGTCGCCGCTTCCGAGGGGTTCCGCATGAGCTGGCGTACCGACGACACCGGCCGCATCTCCACCCTGAAACTGCTTGCGCCCGCCGACGCGCCGCAGCGCGGCCTCCAGCTTGTCGAGCCCACCCTGATCACCCTGATCAACAACTCCGTCGTCTTCCCCGACGAGCCCATCGGCCCCGGCGCGACCTGGACCGTGGAAAGCCGTGTCGCGGGAGACACCTCGATGACGCGGACCACCACCTACACCCTGCTCTCCCGCGACGGCGACACGCTGACCCTGGACACGAAAGTTGAGGAGCGCCCCCAGAACAACACCCTCACTATCGACGGCCCCGGCGAGCTCGAGGGCGAAAGCGTGCAGGTAGATTCCTCCCGCACCACCTCCGAGGGCCAGATCGTGGTGGACCTTCAACGCCCGCTGCCAGTGTCGGGCCAGACCGCCTGGACCACCCGCCTGATCTATGGCGGAGACGACAAAGCGCGGGTGGTCCAAGACATCACCCGCGCTGTGGAGTTTGGCGTTTAG
- a CDS encoding asparaginase produces the protein MNVLVISTGGTIASTTNDRGALVPTLTGDDLVARCGTTRQVRAIDVASLDSSSMDLAEIDLLRETVRTSLLDDSASLVITHGTDSMAETALALDLVHAGPRPVVLTGAMRSADHAHPDGPANLRGAIEVAATRRDCGVLVHFAGETLPARGLMKTQTTAEHAFTLTSGTPLPRPMAVSAAPLAGLNIPIIRAWAGADDALIRALGPVDGLVLEALGSGNVSACMGSAVAKLLRRGVPVVVATSVPYGEVSFAYGGAGGGSTLGDLGALPAGYLSAGQARIALATALATGVNPRLLL, from the coding sequence ATGAACGTGTTAGTCATCTCAACCGGCGGCACGATCGCCTCCACCACAAACGACCGTGGCGCGCTCGTGCCCACGCTCACCGGCGACGATCTCGTTGCCCGATGCGGCACCACGCGCCAGGTGCGCGCCATCGACGTGGCCAGCCTCGACTCCTCGTCCATGGACTTGGCTGAGATCGATCTGCTGCGCGAAACCGTGCGCACTTCGCTTCTCGACGACTCCGCCTCCCTTGTCATCACCCACGGCACCGACTCCATGGCCGAGACTGCCCTCGCGCTGGACCTCGTCCACGCCGGTCCCCGCCCCGTTGTGCTCACCGGCGCGATGCGCTCCGCCGACCACGCCCACCCCGACGGCCCCGCCAACCTGCGCGGCGCGATCGAGGTGGCCGCCACCCGGCGCGACTGCGGCGTCCTCGTCCATTTCGCGGGCGAAACCCTCCCGGCGCGCGGGTTGATGAAGACGCAAACCACCGCCGAGCACGCCTTCACCCTCACCAGCGGCACACCCCTGCCCCGCCCCATGGCGGTGTCTGCCGCGCCGCTGGCCGGGTTGAACATCCCCATCATCCGCGCGTGGGCAGGCGCCGACGACGCCCTCATCCGCGCACTCGGGCCTGTCGACGGGCTCGTCTTAGAAGCCCTCGGCTCCGGCAATGTGTCGGCGTGCATGGGCAGCGCCGTCGCAAAGCTGCTGCGCCGCGGGGTACCTGTGGTCGTCGCAACGTCGGTGCCCTACGGCGAGGTGTCGTTCGCCTACGGCGGCGCCGGCGGCGGCTCCACCCTCGGCGACCTGGGCGCGTTGCCCGCCGGCTACCTCAGCGCCGGGCAGGCCCGCATCGCGCTGGCCACCGCGCTGGCCACCGGTGTTAACCCGCGCTTACTGCTGTGA
- a CDS encoding DNA polymerase IV codes for MNRWVLHIDMDAFYASCEQLTRPTLKGRPVLVAGVSGRGVVAGASYEARKYGAHSAMPTHRAARLVGSKAVLVAPRRPVYAVASRRVFEIIGRYVDVVEQLSIDEAFMEPEDLVGASPEDVEQWANELRAAIKEETGLPSSIGAGPGKQYAKIGSGRAKPDGVFVIPHDRQLEILHPMPVSELWGVGPVTESKLLSAGIETIGDLANLSEKELDIAIGGAVGRQLWWLARGVDERPVAPRAESKQISSEHTYPQDLTTPPEVDAALERAAAESHRRLRKDGRGARTVTVKLRMADFRIESRSATLPYATDDAETLLATAFRIVRYPDEVGPIRLVGVSYSGLEETLQDVLFPELDQAIVKPSPVSADYETGVSDHETPFDTEVHQETAPERGVWRATQDVYHPDYGHGWVQGAGKGWVTVRFETRATGPGRIKSLRADDPQLQQADPLDSLAWEDWFSQQ; via the coding sequence ATGAACCGTTGGGTGCTGCACATCGACATGGATGCGTTCTACGCGTCGTGCGAGCAGCTGACCCGCCCGACGCTCAAAGGACGCCCCGTGTTGGTGGCGGGAGTGTCCGGCCGCGGCGTGGTCGCAGGCGCCAGCTACGAGGCGCGCAAGTACGGGGCGCACTCGGCGATGCCGACGCACCGGGCCGCGCGGCTGGTGGGTTCGAAAGCGGTGCTGGTGGCGCCTCGCAGGCCGGTTTACGCGGTCGCGTCGCGCCGGGTGTTCGAGATCATCGGCAGGTACGTGGACGTGGTGGAGCAGCTGTCCATCGACGAGGCGTTCATGGAGCCGGAAGATTTGGTCGGGGCGAGCCCGGAAGACGTGGAGCAATGGGCGAACGAGCTGCGGGCGGCGATCAAGGAAGAGACAGGCCTGCCCAGTTCGATCGGCGCGGGTCCGGGAAAGCAGTACGCCAAGATCGGCTCGGGTCGGGCGAAGCCGGACGGTGTGTTTGTCATTCCGCACGACCGGCAGCTAGAGATCCTCCACCCGATGCCGGTCAGCGAGCTGTGGGGAGTGGGACCTGTGACTGAGTCGAAGTTGCTCAGTGCCGGGATTGAAACGATCGGGGACCTAGCGAACCTCAGCGAGAAAGAGCTGGACATCGCCATCGGAGGCGCTGTGGGCAGGCAGCTGTGGTGGTTGGCGCGCGGGGTGGATGAGCGGCCGGTGGCGCCAAGGGCGGAGTCGAAGCAGATCTCATCGGAGCACACGTACCCGCAAGACTTGACCACCCCGCCGGAGGTGGACGCGGCGTTGGAACGGGCGGCTGCAGAGTCGCACCGCAGGTTGCGCAAGGATGGGCGCGGGGCGCGAACGGTGACGGTGAAGCTGCGGATGGCGGACTTTCGCATTGAGTCGCGCTCGGCGACGTTGCCGTACGCCACCGACGACGCGGAGACGCTGCTGGCCACCGCTTTCCGGATCGTGCGCTACCCCGACGAGGTGGGCCCGATTCGGCTGGTGGGAGTGTCATACTCGGGCCTGGAGGAGACGCTGCAGGACGTGCTGTTTCCGGAGTTGGACCAGGCGATTGTGAAGCCTTCGCCGGTGTCGGCAGACTACGAAACCGGCGTCAGCGACCACGAAACGCCTTTCGACACGGAGGTGCACCAGGAGACCGCTCCGGAGCGCGGCGTGTGGCGCGCGACGCAGGACGTCTATCACCCGGATTACGGGCACGGCTGGGTCCAAGGTGCCGGCAAGGGGTGGGTGACGGTGCGGTTTGAAACGCGGGCGACGGGGCCGGGCAGGATCAAAAGCCTTCGCGCGGATGATCCGCAGCTCCAGCAAGCTGACCCGCTGGATTCGTTGGCATGGGAGGACTGGTTCTCACAGCAGTAA
- a CDS encoding HNH endonuclease signature motif containing protein, with protein MTIAVDERTEDRTSDLSAEVLEDQIKCNQLSANHHRARMLDAVGQFDEQELAEKYGEKSTATWLRSELNLPQATAFEYVRVARGLRKFRLLFDAFESGVMPYSTVRFLLQYLEECNEEQYVQLALSMSFADLQLVLAGARPKEKDPTEPYARARECDDGMLAFEARLPAVAGQKLLTALKVAQLASFGLEDVDPDDLQDPEKVQKLIDDAVAAEDAVPSEQDRAPRKRTKITMDDIVRSVSRYGPPEKQDVYAALLAMVDMVRANPKSPLRSPGVQVNLMVNQFGQCWMPENRSACSEDVRSYLANAMVRLHLLDDTGLTIRVGRSRRFATDGQVQALLAIWGYQCAMPGCSHRRFIEMHHIKEWEHGGMTDLDNLIPLCSSCHSQVSHGVVTIERQGADLFFTFKNGARFVSRNRSLPRRMEYVTGDSFAV; from the coding sequence ATGACAATTGCGGTGGACGAACGGACAGAAGATCGAACGAGTGACCTGTCGGCAGAGGTGCTCGAGGATCAGATCAAGTGCAATCAATTGTCGGCGAACCACCACCGGGCGCGGATGCTCGATGCGGTGGGGCAGTTCGACGAACAGGAGCTTGCGGAAAAGTACGGGGAGAAGTCGACGGCAACGTGGTTGCGCAGCGAGCTCAACCTCCCGCAGGCCACGGCATTCGAGTACGTGCGCGTGGCGCGAGGGCTGAGAAAGTTCAGGCTCTTGTTCGACGCATTCGAATCGGGGGTGATGCCGTATTCGACAGTCCGCTTCCTGCTCCAGTATTTGGAGGAGTGCAACGAGGAGCAATACGTCCAACTCGCGTTGAGCATGTCGTTTGCTGATCTCCAGCTTGTGCTTGCCGGGGCAAGGCCCAAAGAGAAGGACCCGACTGAGCCGTATGCCCGCGCCCGCGAGTGCGACGACGGCATGCTTGCCTTCGAGGCGCGGCTTCCGGCGGTAGCTGGCCAAAAGCTCCTGACCGCGTTAAAGGTGGCTCAGCTTGCCAGTTTCGGTCTCGAGGATGTGGACCCAGATGATCTGCAGGATCCGGAGAAGGTGCAGAAGCTTATCGACGACGCAGTTGCCGCCGAAGACGCCGTCCCATCAGAGCAAGACCGCGCTCCGCGAAAGCGCACGAAGATCACCATGGATGACATCGTGCGTTCGGTGTCGCGGTACGGGCCTCCAGAAAAGCAAGACGTTTACGCGGCGTTGTTGGCCATGGTCGATATGGTTCGCGCGAACCCAAAGAGTCCGCTTCGCAGTCCCGGCGTGCAGGTCAACCTCATGGTCAACCAGTTCGGTCAATGTTGGATGCCGGAAAACCGCTCAGCCTGTTCTGAGGATGTGCGCAGCTACCTTGCAAATGCGATGGTGCGTTTGCACTTGCTGGATGACACGGGACTGACGATCCGCGTCGGCCGTTCGCGCCGGTTCGCCACCGACGGCCAAGTGCAGGCACTGTTGGCGATCTGGGGGTATCAATGCGCTATGCCTGGATGTTCGCATAGGCGCTTCATAGAAATGCACCACATTAAGGAGTGGGAGCACGGAGGCATGACTGATTTAGACAATCTGATCCCGTTGTGCTCGAGCTGCCACTCTCAGGTGAGCCACGGAGTGGTCACCATCGAGCGCCAAGGGGCTGACCTGTTCTTCACGTTCAAAAACGGTGCCAGGTTCGTCTCGCGCAACAGGTCGCTGCCGAGGCGAATGGAGTACGTCACCGGGGATTCGTTCGCCGTGTGA
- the ileS gene encoding isoleucine--tRNA ligase has product MVGNVYPKVDMTGGSDRFPEMERVVLDYWNTDGTFKASLDQREGCEEYVFNDGPPFANGMPHYGHLLTGYVKDIVPRFRTMYGYHVPRVFGWDCHGLPAELEAEKQLGITDKAQIEDMGLEKFNEYCAKSVMHYAGEWEDYVTRQARWVDFENGYKTMDPEYMESVMWAFKELYDKGLIYQGFRVLPYSWAEHTPLSNQETRLDDSYRDRQDPTVTVTMPFTGGRAGYAAEKTWAEHPELHDAAAIAWTTTPWTLPSNLALAVHPEVEYSLVKVGADGAAGFVDKQLLLASTLLGAFAKELGEYEVVATFEGAQLEGLEYEPVFDYFRDHDNAFMILNADYVTTEDGTGVVHQAPAFGEDDMLTCQEYGIDLAIPVDADGKFTSLVPEYEGKLVFDANRDIIRDLRAKGRVVRDQTIVHSYPHSWRSGEPLIYMALPAWFVKVTDIRDRMVELNQEIEWIPSHIRDGQFGKWLEGARDWNISRTRYWGSPVPAWVSDNPDYPRVDVYGSLDELERDFGTRPKSLHRPHIDELVRPNPDDPTGKSMMRRVPDVLDCWFESGSMPFAQYHYPFENREEFDTRQPADFIVEYSGQTRGWFYVQHVLSTALFDRVAYKKVVAHGIVLGSDGQKMSKSKGNYPNVMEVFDRDGSDAMRWFLMSSPILRGGNLIVTEQGIREGVRQALLPIWNAYTFLQLYSSSDAQWSVDSDNVLDRYILAKTHDMVAAVGEALDDTRIADACDVVRRFADTLTNWYVRRSRDRFWEGQEAHPEAFNTLYTVLEVVSRAVAPLLPYVSEVIWRGLTGGRSVHLTDYPHASELPADAELVAAMDATRAVCSAASSVRKANKLRNRLPLPKLTVALPDSAKLEAFRSTIRDEVNVKDVALTDDVDAAGSFEVVVNAKVAGPSLGRDVQRAIKNVKAGNYERRGDDVVVDGDIVLTPELYTERLVAENPESTARVDADGTVGLVVLDTEVTEELEAEGWAADVIRGLQDARKREGFDVSDRIAVVLAVPAEKEEWARTHADHIAAETLATSFDVVTEPVEGHDVIDGVTTTVRKNS; this is encoded by the coding sequence ATGGTTGGCAACGTTTACCCCAAAGTGGACATGACCGGCGGCAGCGACCGCTTCCCGGAGATGGAACGAGTCGTCCTCGATTATTGGAACACGGACGGCACGTTCAAGGCGTCCCTGGATCAGCGCGAGGGCTGCGAGGAGTACGTGTTCAACGACGGCCCGCCGTTCGCCAACGGCATGCCTCACTACGGCCATCTCCTCACCGGCTATGTCAAGGACATCGTGCCGCGTTTCCGCACAATGTACGGTTACCACGTGCCGCGCGTGTTCGGCTGGGATTGCCACGGCCTGCCCGCAGAGCTTGAGGCGGAAAAGCAGCTCGGCATCACCGATAAGGCCCAGATCGAGGACATGGGTCTGGAGAAGTTCAACGAGTACTGCGCCAAGTCCGTCATGCACTACGCGGGCGAGTGGGAGGACTACGTCACCCGCCAAGCCCGCTGGGTGGATTTCGAAAACGGCTACAAGACCATGGACCCGGAGTACATGGAGTCCGTCATGTGGGCGTTCAAGGAGCTCTACGACAAGGGCTTGATCTACCAGGGCTTCCGCGTTCTGCCGTACTCGTGGGCCGAGCACACTCCGCTGTCGAACCAGGAGACCCGCCTGGACGATTCCTACCGCGACCGCCAGGACCCCACCGTCACCGTCACTATGCCGTTCACCGGTGGGCGCGCAGGCTACGCGGCGGAAAAGACGTGGGCGGAGCACCCTGAGCTTCACGATGCCGCAGCCATCGCCTGGACCACGACCCCGTGGACCCTGCCGTCCAACCTGGCTCTGGCTGTCCATCCCGAGGTGGAGTACTCGTTGGTCAAGGTCGGTGCGGATGGGGCCGCAGGGTTCGTCGATAAGCAATTGCTTCTTGCCTCGACCCTGCTGGGCGCCTTTGCGAAGGAGCTCGGTGAGTACGAGGTAGTGGCTACCTTTGAGGGCGCGCAACTGGAGGGCCTGGAGTACGAGCCAGTCTTCGACTATTTCCGCGACCACGACAACGCGTTCATGATCCTCAACGCGGACTACGTGACCACCGAAGACGGCACCGGCGTGGTGCACCAGGCACCCGCCTTCGGTGAGGACGACATGCTCACCTGCCAGGAGTACGGCATCGACCTGGCCATCCCCGTCGACGCCGACGGCAAGTTCACCTCGCTCGTGCCGGAATACGAGGGCAAGCTCGTTTTCGACGCGAACCGCGACATCATCCGCGACCTGCGCGCCAAGGGCCGCGTCGTGCGCGACCAGACCATCGTGCACTCCTACCCGCACTCCTGGCGCTCCGGCGAGCCGCTGATCTACATGGCGCTGCCGGCGTGGTTTGTGAAGGTCACCGACATCCGCGACCGGATGGTGGAGCTGAACCAGGAAATCGAGTGGATCCCGTCGCACATCCGCGACGGCCAGTTTGGCAAGTGGCTGGAAGGCGCGCGCGATTGGAACATCTCGCGCACCCGCTACTGGGGCTCGCCTGTGCCGGCGTGGGTTTCCGACAACCCGGACTACCCGCGCGTGGACGTCTACGGCTCCCTGGATGAGCTGGAGCGCGACTTCGGCACCCGCCCGAAGTCCCTGCACCGCCCGCACATCGACGAGCTGGTGCGCCCGAACCCGGACGACCCGACCGGCAAGTCCATGATGCGCCGCGTGCCGGACGTGTTGGACTGCTGGTTCGAATCCGGCTCAATGCCGTTCGCGCAATACCACTACCCGTTTGAGAATCGCGAGGAGTTCGACACCCGCCAACCCGCGGACTTCATTGTGGAGTACTCCGGGCAGACCCGCGGCTGGTTCTACGTGCAGCACGTGCTGTCCACCGCACTATTCGACCGTGTGGCGTACAAGAAGGTCGTCGCTCACGGCATCGTGTTGGGCTCGGACGGGCAGAAGATGTCCAAGTCCAAGGGCAACTACCCGAACGTGATGGAGGTCTTCGACCGCGACGGCTCCGACGCGATGCGCTGGTTCCTCATGTCCTCGCCGATCCTGCGAGGTGGCAACCTGATCGTCACCGAGCAGGGCATCCGCGAGGGCGTGCGCCAGGCGCTGCTGCCGATCTGGAACGCGTACACGTTCCTGCAGCTGTACTCGTCCTCGGACGCCCAGTGGTCTGTGGATTCGGACAACGTGCTCGACCGCTACATCCTGGCCAAGACGCACGACATGGTGGCAGCTGTGGGCGAGGCGCTCGACGACACCCGCATCGCCGACGCCTGCGACGTGGTGCGTCGCTTCGCCGACACGCTGACCAACTGGTACGTGCGCCGCTCCCGCGACCGTTTCTGGGAGGGGCAGGAGGCGCATCCCGAGGCGTTTAATACGCTCTACACGGTGCTGGAGGTCGTCTCCCGTGCGGTGGCGCCGCTTTTGCCGTACGTCTCCGAGGTCATCTGGCGCGGGCTCACCGGCGGCCGTTCGGTGCACCTGACGGACTACCCGCATGCCTCCGAGTTGCCGGCGGATGCCGAGCTGGTCGCCGCCATGGATGCGACCCGTGCGGTGTGCTCTGCGGCGTCGTCAGTGCGCAAGGCGAACAAGCTGCGCAACCGCTTGCCGCTGCCGAAGCTCACCGTCGCCCTGCCGGATTCGGCCAAGCTTGAGGCGTTCCGCTCCACCATCCGCGACGAGGTGAACGTGAAGGACGTCGCTTTGACTGACGACGTCGACGCGGCCGGATCCTTCGAAGTCGTGGTTAACGCCAAGGTGGCTGGCCCGTCGCTGGGTAGGGACGTGCAGCGCGCCATCAAGAACGTCAAGGCCGGCAACTACGAGCGCCGCGGAGACGATGTGGTGGTCGACGGCGACATCGTGCTCACCCCGGAGCTTTACACCGAGCGTCTGGTGGCGGAGAACCCGGAGAGCACCGCGCGTGTCGACGCCGACGGCACCGTTGGCCTGGTCGTCCTCGACACCGAGGTCACCGAGGAACTCGAGGCTGAGGGCTGGGCTGCCGACGTGATCCGCGGTCTGCAGGATGCCCGCAAGCGCGAGGGCTTCGACGTTTCCGACCGCATCGCTGTGGTGCTGGCCGTGCCTGCGGAGAAGGAGGAGTGGGCCCGCACCCACGCCGACCACATCGCCGCCGAAACCCTGGCGACATCCTTCGACGTGGTCACCGAGCCGGTCGAGGGACACGACGTCATCGATGGCGTGACCACCACTGTTCGTAAGAACAGCTAG
- a CDS encoding DivIVA domain-containing protein, with translation MPLTPADVHNVAFSKPPIGKRGYNEDEVDQFLDLVEDTLAQLQDENDELRSRLEEGGTDAVAAAPVKRSDDSAKVDEAAIRREVEQKVRADFEAQLRSAKQAQEKAEAEARSAKDEAAKVRKQAEEAAKAPKQATAPAAAVSQPARGDVSADTHVQAAKVLGLAQEMADRLTSDAQAEASSMLADARAAAEREIAEAESKSKKQIEDAQTRSRTQLQDAETRSKQLVTDAQKKAEETTNEAHSRAEAQIRQAEEQANKLKADAERKHTEIMNTVKQQQTALENRIAELRTFEREYRTRLKTLLESQLEELESRTTTAPNEK, from the coding sequence ATGCCGCTGACACCAGCTGACGTGCACAATGTCGCTTTCAGCAAGCCGCCGATTGGCAAGCGAGGCTACAACGAGGACGAGGTCGACCAGTTCCTCGACCTCGTCGAGGACACGCTTGCACAGCTGCAGGATGAGAACGACGAGCTGCGTTCCCGTCTCGAGGAAGGCGGCACGGACGCAGTTGCTGCAGCGCCGGTGAAGCGTTCCGATGATTCCGCGAAGGTCGACGAGGCTGCCATCCGCCGCGAGGTGGAGCAGAAGGTCCGCGCTGACTTCGAGGCGCAGCTGCGTTCCGCGAAGCAGGCGCAGGAGAAGGCTGAAGCTGAGGCCCGCTCCGCCAAGGACGAGGCCGCCAAGGTCCGCAAGCAGGCTGAGGAGGCCGCGAAGGCTCCGAAGCAGGCGACCGCTCCGGCCGCTGCCGTATCCCAGCCGGCCCGCGGCGACGTTTCCGCTGACACCCACGTGCAGGCGGCCAAGGTGCTCGGCCTCGCGCAGGAGATGGCAGACCGCCTGACCAGCGACGCGCAGGCGGAGGCTTCCTCCATGCTGGCCGACGCTCGTGCCGCTGCAGAGCGCGAGATCGCCGAGGCCGAGTCCAAGTCCAAGAAGCAGATCGAGGACGCGCAGACCCGTTCCCGCACCCAGCTGCAGGACGCGGAGACCCGCTCCAAGCAGCTGGTCACCGACGCGCAGAAGAAGGCCGAGGAGACCACCAACGAGGCGCACTCTCGTGCTGAGGCGCAGATCCGCCAGGCTGAGGAGCAGGCGAACAAGCTCAAGGCTGACGCCGAGCGCAAGCACACCGAAATCATGAACACGGTGAAGCAGCAGCAGACCGCGCTGGAGAACCGCATCGCGGAGCTGCGCACCTTCGAGCGCGAGTACCGCACGCGCCTGAAGACGCTGCTGGAGTCCCAGCTGGAAGAGCTGGAGTCGCGCACCACCACCGCGCCGAACGAGAAGTAG
- a CDS encoding YggT family protein produces the protein MALFGAIIYALVGLYSLLVIVRIIIEMVQAFSKQFDPPHWFIMVAEPIFRMTDPPVNALRKLIPPLKLGGSGVGLDVSVIVLFFILMLIQMLVGAVLINPALR, from the coding sequence GTGGCACTTTTCGGAGCAATCATCTACGCCCTTGTGGGGCTGTACTCGCTTTTGGTTATTGTGCGCATCATCATCGAGATGGTGCAGGCGTTTTCCAAGCAGTTCGACCCGCCGCACTGGTTCATCATGGTGGCCGAGCCCATCTTCCGGATGACGGACCCGCCAGTGAATGCGCTGCGCAAACTTATCCCGCCGCTAAAGCTCGGCGGTAGCGGGGTGGGCCTGGATGTGAGTGTCATTGTCCTGTTTTTCATCCTCATGCTCATCCAAATGCTCGTCGGCGCCGTGCTGATTAATCCGGCACTGCGGTAG